A genomic region of Arachis hypogaea cultivar Tifrunner chromosome 5, arahy.Tifrunner.gnm2.J5K5, whole genome shotgun sequence contains the following coding sequences:
- the LOC112800188 gene encoding calvin cycle protein CP12-2, chloroplastic-like encodes MTLSSPTRVIAKGVQTPLKTQTIKFSPIFKLNKRWPGLIGSGRSSSIQPVRAAPDKISEKVEKSIKDAEESCTDNPTSNECAVAWDEVEELSAAASHARDKKKDSDPLENYCKDNLETDECRTYDN; translated from the coding sequence ATGACCCTCTCAAGTCCTACTAGAGTAATTGCCAAGGGAGTACAGACGCCTCTAAAGACTCAAACAATCAAGTTTTCACCCATATTCAAGCTCAACAAGAGGTGGCCTGGTTTAATTGGGTCGGGCCGATCATCTTCGATCCAACCTGTTCGTGCAGCCCCGGATAAAATATCAGAAAAGGTAGAGAAGAGCATAAAGGATGCCGAGGAGAGCTGCACCGATAACCCGACCAGCAATGAGTGTGCAGTTGCTTGGGATGAGGTAGAGGAGCTGAGCGCGGCGGCGAGTCATGCGAGAGACAAAAAGAAAGATTCGGACCCGCTTGAGAATTACTGCAAGGATAATCTAGAAACTGATGAGTGCCGCACCTATGATAATTGA
- the LOC112800189 gene encoding abscisic acid 8'-hydroxylase CYP707A2-like, with protein MELSTMLCILASLLSIVLFRIFMKPYFASKRRYLPLPPGSMGWPYIGETFQMYSQDPNVFFADKIKRYGSMFKSNILGCPCVMISSPEAAKFVLNKAQLFKPTFPASKERMLGKQAIFFHQGEYHANLRRLVLRTVMPEAIKNIITDIESIAQHSLTSCQGRLITTFLEMKTYTFNVALLSIFGKDEIHYREDLKRCYYKLEKGYNSMPINLPGTLFNKAMKARKEIAKIVGEIILNRREKKKEHKDLLGSFMEEKAGLTDEQITDNIIGVIFAARDTTATVLTWIVKYLGENPTVLQAVTEEQESIVKRKEESGDEKGLNWEDTKKMPITSRVIQETLRVASILSFTFREAVEDVEYQGYLIPKGWKVLPLFRNIHHSPNHFKEPEKFDPSRFEVSPKANTFMPFGSGIHMCPGNELAKLEILVLLHHLTTKYRWSVLGAKNGIQYGPFAMPKNGLPITLYPKK; from the exons ATGGAACTAAGTACCATGTTATGCATCTTGGCTTCTTTGCTCTCCATTGTTCTATTTAGAATCTTCATGAAACCCTATTTTGCTTCCAAACGAAGATACTTGCCACTCCCACCTGGCTCCATGGGTTGGCCATACATAGGTGAAACTTTTCAAATGTATTCTCAAGACCCAAATGTTTTCTTTGCCGACAAAATCAAAAG GTATGGTTCTATGTTCAAGTCCAACATTTTGGGGTGTCCATGTGTTATGATTTCGAGCCCAGAGGCAGCGAAATTTGTTCTAAACAAAGCTCAATTGTTCAAGCCAACGTTCCCGGCGAGCAAAGAGAGGATGTTAGGGAAGCAAGCAATTTTCTTCCATCAAGGAGAGTACCATGCTAACTTGAGGAGGCTTGTTCTTCGAACCGTCATGCCTGAAGCCATCAAAAACATCATAACCGACATTGAATCCATTGCCCAACATTCCCTCACCTCTTGCCAAGGACGTTTGATCACTACTTTCCTTGAAATGAAAACA TACACCTTCAACGTTGCTCTGCTTTCAATCTTCGGCAAGGACGAAATCCACTACAGAGAGGATCTAAAACGGTGCTACTACAAACTCGAAAAAGGGTACAATTCAATGCCAATTAACCTTCCAGGGACGCTGTTCAacaaagcaatgaaagcaaggaAGGAAATAGCGAAGATCGTGGGTGAGATAATATTGAataggagagagaagaagaaagaacacaAAGACTTGCTTGGTTCATTCATGGAGGAGAAGGCTGGACTCACCGACGAGCAAATAACAGATAACATAATTGGAGTTATTTTTGCAGCTCGTGATACCACAGCTACTGTGCTGACGTGGATTGTGAAGTACCTTGGTGAAAATCCCACTGTCCTTCAAGCTGTCACA GAGGAGCAAGAGTCCATAGTgaagagaaaggaagaaagtGGTGATGAGAAGGGTCTGAATTGGGAAGATACCAAGAAGATGCCAATAACTTCAAGGGTCATACAAGAGACTCTAAGAGTTGCATCTATTTTGTCTTTTACTTTTAGAGAAGCAGTTGAAGATGTGGAATATCAAG GGTATCTTATACCAAAAGGTTGGAAAGTGTTACCACTCTTCAGAAACATACACCATAGCCCTAATCATTTCAAAGAACCAGAGAAGTTTGATCCTTCAAGATTTGAG GTTTCTCCAAAAGCCAATACCTTTATGCCATTTGGCAGTGGGATCCACATGTGTCCTGGGAATGAATTGGCCAAGTTAGAGATCTTGGTGCTTCTACATCATCTCACCACAAAGTACAG GTGGTCTGTTTTAGGTGCAAAGAATGGGATTCAATATGGTCCTTTTGCCATGCCCAAAAATGGGTTACCCATAACCTTATATCCCAAGAAGTAG